Proteins encoded within one genomic window of Sorex araneus isolate mSorAra2 chromosome 9, mSorAra2.pri, whole genome shotgun sequence:
- the LOC101537810 gene encoding histone H3.3A → MARTKQTARKSTGGKAPRKQLATKAARKSAPSTGGVKKPHRYRPGTVALREIRRYQKSTELLIRKLPFQRLVREIAQDFKTDLRFQSAAIGALQEASEAYLVGLFEDTNLCAIHAKRVTIMPKDIQLARRIRGERA, encoded by the exons ATGGCTCGTACAAAGCAGACTGCCCGTAAGTCGACCGGTGGTAAAGCACCGAGGAAGCAGCTGGCTACAAAAGCCGCTCGCAAGAGTGCGCCCTCTACCGGAGGGGTGAAGAAGCCTCACCGttacag gCCTGGTACTGTGGCACTCCGTGAAATTAGGCGTTATCAGAAGTCCACTGAACTTCTGATTCGCAAACTTCCCTTCCAGCGTCTGGTGCGAGAAATTGCTCAGGACTTCAAAACAGATCTGCGCTTCCAGAGCGCAGCTATTGGTGCTTTGCAG GAGGCAAGTGAGGCCTATCTGGTTGGCCTTTTTGAAGATACCAACCTGTGTGCTATTCATGCCAAACGTGTAACAATTATGCCAAAAGACATCCAGCTAGCACGCCGCATACGTGGAGAACGTGCTTAA